Proteins encoded within one genomic window of Humulus lupulus chromosome 1, drHumLupu1.1, whole genome shotgun sequence:
- the LOC133780614 gene encoding protein FAR1-RELATED SEQUENCE 5-like, with protein MANDMSEALAELNITNKLPQQLTKEDIINKHLPTVGHWEDFYYKYSQWMGFSVRKEDVRRDNENKEWQRKWVCSNQGFRREKWTNLKNRRKKPRAVTRTGCLALLCVNFDKFENSWVVKDFNPTHNHDLALKTDMQFLRSNRAVPDCMGAQVMSMRRSGIRTCHILNHLAAERGGHEYVPFLKKDLYNWIGRQRELEEEEETDAEGALGYLECLGLRDPNFFETHTIDGEYRLADLFWADGISRDDYGHFGEIIAFDTTYKKNAYNKPLLLFVGVNHHFRTVVFAVALLYDEKEDTYIWLLEEFLQCMNNKLPQVVVTDGDKAMAKAIEKVMPNAVHRLCAWHLQKNVTINVPHPIFKTRFNELLYQYCTEEEFDESWSGLVTEFQLQDSQWAAITYNNRRSWAECFLRGNFFAGLRTTQRSESMNSYLSHFLTSKLKLKDLVGQVDKAIQSIRHTEREDDFISNNTSPQFPSNILQQYYQQVASVLTRNMYDKVAEQIDNALAYSIDSTSVEFGCRVFSLSRFRRGLVRSVVRYVIDHDHFECSCMLFQSDGIPCRHMFAVMKHLNLPCIPKPLLKERWRKDAKLRGELSSAPHDRVPRDVLLCTRWGSLTSWLNAMGYYATQRDDTYEEALSEMSRLEEKFKTMCGQPNDAFESSHGVHGDHRSQQQQRVIGDPAIVRTKGREPNKTKSKYKGVDNATPRKNRFRNCNQLGHNRATCKVVPEVDNQSMETEDPTSSNYPMYHTPNVDDISQSQRS; from the coding sequence ATGGCGAACGACATGTCGGAAGCACTCGCAGAACTAAATATTACGAACAAGCTTCCACAACAATTAACAAAGGAAGACATTATAAACAAACACCTACCCACGGTTGGCCACTGGGAAGATTTTTACTACAAATACTCTCAGTGGATGGGGTTTAGTGTTAGAAAAGAAGATGTCCGTCGGGACAATGAAAATAAAGAGTGGCAAAGAAAATGGGTTTGCTCTAATCAAGGGTTTAGGCGAGAAAAGTGGACAAACCTAAAGAACCGTAGGAAAAAACCTCGAGCTGTTACCCGCACAGGGTGCCTAGCACTATTGTGCGTGAATTTTGACAAGTTCGAAAACAGTTGGGTAGTGAAAGACTTtaacccaacacataatcatgaCCTTGCTTTGAAGACAGATATGCAGTTCTTGAGATCTAACCGTGCTGTCCCAGATTGTATGGGTGCCCAAGTAATGTCAATGAGACGGTCGGGCATACGAACTTGCCACATATTGAATCACCTTGCTGCagaaagaggaggacatgagTATGTTCCGTTCTTGAAAAAGGACTTATACAATTGGATTGGACGACAAAGAGAGTTAGAAGAGGAGGAGGAAACAGATGCTGAGGGTGCCCTGGGATACTTGGAATGTCTTGGGTTACGTGACCCCAATTTTTTTGAAACACACACGATAGACGGGGAGTATAGGCTCGCTGACTTGTTCTGGGCCGATGGAATTTCGAGAGATGACTATGGACATTTTGGGGAGATCATCGCATTTGACACAACGTACAAGAAGAATGCTTACAACAAACCCCTTCTTCTTTTTGTCGGCGTAAATCACCACTTCAGAACTGTTGTCTTCGCAGTGGCCTTGCTGTACGATGAGAAGGAGGACACATACATTTGGTTGTTGGAAGAATTCCTTCAATGTATGAACAACAAATTGCCTCAGGTTGTTGTCACTGACGGAGATAAAGCTATGGCTAAAGCAATAGAGAAAGTCATGCCTAATGCTGTCCATCGTTTGTGTGCGTGGCACCTTCAGAAAAATGTTACCATTAATGTCCCTCACCCGATTTTCAAGACAAGGTTTAATGAGCTTCTATATCAATATTGTACAGAGGAAGAGTTTGACGAGAGTTGGAGTGGCTTGGTTACAGAATTTCAGCTACAAGATAGCCAATGGGCAGCCATAACATACAACAATAGAAGGAGTTGGGCAGAATGCTTCCTACGGGGTAATTTCTTTGCGGGCCTCAGAACCACCCAAAGGTCGGAGTCGATGAATTCTTAcctgtcacacttcttgacaagCAAACTTAAACTTAAAGACCTTGTTGGCCAAGTTGATAAAGCCATACAAAGCATACGCCACACGGAACGCGAAGATGACTTCATCAGTAACAACACATCGCCCCAGTTCCCTTCCAACATACTACAACAGTATTACCAGCAAGTTGCTTCAGTTTTGACGAGAAACATGTACGATAAGGTCGCAGAACAAATCGACAACGCTCTTGCATACTCAATTGATTCAACAAGTGTGGAATTTGGGTGCAGGGTATTTTCCCTAAGTCGTTTTCGTAGAGGACTGGTAAGAAGTGTAGTTCGGTACGTAATTGATCATGATCACTTTGAATGTAGTTGCATGCTATTCCAGTCAGACGGAATCCCGTGTCGACATATGTTTGCGGTAATGAAGCATTTGAACCTACCCTGCATCCCGAAACCTCTGTTAAAGGAACGCTGGAGGAAGGACGCCAAATTGAGAGGTGAATTGAGTAGCGCTCCCCATGATAGGGTCCCCCGTGATGTGTTATTATGTACCCGTTGGGGATCGTTGACATCATGGTTAAATGCAATGGGGTACTATGCTACACAACGTGATGATACATATGAAGAAGCATTAAGCGAAATGTCCCGTTTGGAGGAAAAATTTAAAACAATGTGTGGTCAGCCTAATGATGCGTTTGAATCGAGTCACGGTGTACATGGGGACCACCGATCGCAACAACAACAGAGAGTAATTGGGGATCCGGCAATTGTGAGAACGAAGGGGAGGGAACCaaacaaaacaaaatcaaaatataaGGGCGTGGACAATGCCACCCCAAGGAAGAATAGGTTTCGCAACTGCAACCAATTAGGCCATAATAGGGCGACTTGCaaagttgttccagaagtggaCAATCAATCCATGGAGACAGAAGATCCAACATCTTCCAACTATCCAATGTACCATACTCCGAACGTGGACGACATCAGTCAAAGTCAAAGGAGTTAA